One Methylobacterium sp. AMS5 genomic region harbors:
- a CDS encoding quinone-dependent dihydroorotate dehydrogenase gives MIDALFPLARPLLHGLDAETAHDLTIRGLSLLPPRRPPADDASLTVEVFGQRFPNPVGLAAGFDKGARVADALLGLGFGFVEVGGVVPQPQPGNPRPRVFRLPRDRAVINRFGLNSDGLDAVADRLKARAGREGIVGVNIGANKEAADRLADYVACTARLAPHVAFITVNVSSPNTPGLRDLQGEAFLDDLLARVVAARDASGSSPAVLLKIAPDIALEGLDAMTATALRRGIQGLVVSNTTIARPASLVESSVAKETGGLSGRPLFGPSTRLLAETYLRVGDRIPLIGVGGIDSAEAAWTKIRAGARLVQLYSALVYEGPGLVGTIKRGLSQRLRAEGLTSLAPVVGRDAAALAREA, from the coding sequence ATGATCGACGCGCTCTTCCCCCTCGCCCGGCCGCTGCTGCACGGGCTCGACGCCGAGACGGCGCACGACCTGACGATTCGCGGCCTCTCGCTTTTGCCGCCGCGCCGTCCGCCGGCCGACGACGCGTCCCTCACCGTCGAGGTGTTCGGGCAGCGCTTTCCCAACCCGGTCGGCCTCGCCGCCGGATTCGACAAGGGCGCGCGCGTGGCCGACGCGCTGCTCGGCCTCGGCTTCGGCTTCGTCGAGGTCGGCGGAGTCGTGCCGCAGCCTCAGCCCGGCAATCCGCGCCCGCGGGTGTTCCGGCTTCCCCGCGACCGGGCGGTGATCAACCGCTTCGGCCTCAACAGCGACGGGCTCGACGCGGTGGCCGACCGGCTCAAGGCCCGCGCCGGCCGCGAAGGGATCGTCGGCGTCAATATCGGCGCCAACAAGGAAGCGGCCGACCGGCTCGCCGACTATGTCGCCTGCACCGCGCGGCTCGCGCCGCATGTCGCCTTCATCACCGTCAACGTCTCCTCGCCCAACACGCCGGGCCTGCGCGACCTTCAGGGCGAGGCCTTCCTCGACGACCTGCTCGCCCGCGTCGTCGCCGCCCGCGATGCCAGCGGATCGAGCCCCGCCGTGCTCCTCAAGATCGCGCCCGACATCGCACTCGAAGGGCTCGACGCCATGACGGCGACGGCGCTCCGGCGCGGCATCCAAGGCCTCGTCGTCTCGAACACGACGATCGCCCGGCCGGCGTCCCTCGTGGAATCCTCCGTCGCCAAGGAAACCGGCGGCCTGTCCGGACGGCCGCTGTTCGGCCCGTCGACCCGGCTCCTGGCCGAGACCTATCTGCGCGTCGGCGACCGGATCCCGCTGATCGGCGTCGGCGGCATCGATTCGGCGGAGGCCGCCTGGACCAAGATCCGGGCCGGTGCACGCCTCGTCCAGCTCTACTCCGCCCTCGTCTACGAGGGGCCGGGACTGGTCGGCACGATCAAGCGCGGCCTGAGCCAGCGGCTGCGGGCGGAGGGTCTGACGAGCCTCGCCCCGGTCGTCGGGCGGGACGCCGCCGCCCTCGCGCGGGAGGCCTGA
- a CDS encoding FdhF/YdeP family oxidoreductase, which yields MDRSQGLPKRSSAAGGWGALKSCGKFLLGSRAPLSGARALLSANQPDGFDCPGCAWGDPAHGSSFEFCENGVKAVSWEATDKRATPRFFAKHPVSELRGWTDYALESEGRLTHPMRYDAESDTYRAVEWDEAFAEIGATLRGLDHPDRVEFYTSGRASNEAAYLYQLFARAYGTNNFPDCSNMCHEASGIALVQAIGIGKGTVLLEDFEKADAIFVVGQNPGTNHPRMLGDLRRAAERGARVVVLNPVRERGLERFADPQNSVEMLRGASRPIASHYYQPKPGGDMAAFRGIAKVVFTRDAAAIEAGKPSLLDHAFIAAHTSAFADYRAAVEATEWEAILDQSGLTREEIETAADVYLGADKVIATWAMGVTQHRHSVATIREIANLLFLRGHIGRPGAGLCPVRGHSNVQGDRTVGINEKPPLALLEALDREFGLNVPRKHGHNVLGAIGAMLDGSAKAFIGLGGNFVRATPDTKLVEKALAGCELTVHIATKLNHSHLVPGRVAYLLPCLGRTEIDRNSQAKVQIVTVEDSMSMVHGSGGINKPASVHLRSEIGIIAGMAAATLGSERIDWAALADDYDLIRDLIERTIPGFAGFNTRVRRPRGFMLRNLAAERVFETATGRAGFSSGPLPVATEHQRASLQGDTFVLQTFRSHDQYNTTIYGLDDRYRGVYGERRVVFANPDDLAELKARADERVDLVCVHTQDGVERVAEDFRLVPFDMPRGALAGYYPELNVLVPLSAFGELSDTPTSKSVLVQVRARAANAVGKAA from the coding sequence ATGGATCGTTCGCAAGGCCTACCCAAGCGTTCTTCCGCCGCGGGCGGCTGGGGAGCGCTGAAGAGCTGCGGCAAATTCCTGCTGGGGAGCCGGGCGCCGCTCTCCGGCGCACGCGCCCTGCTCAGCGCCAACCAGCCCGACGGCTTCGATTGTCCCGGCTGCGCCTGGGGCGACCCGGCCCACGGCTCCTCGTTCGAGTTCTGCGAGAACGGCGTGAAGGCGGTCTCCTGGGAGGCCACCGACAAGCGCGCGACGCCACGCTTCTTTGCCAAGCATCCGGTCTCGGAGCTGCGCGGCTGGACCGATTACGCGCTGGAGAGCGAGGGCCGCCTCACGCATCCCATGCGCTACGACGCCGAGAGCGACACCTACCGCGCCGTGGAATGGGACGAGGCGTTCGCCGAGATCGGCGCGACCCTGCGCGGCCTCGACCATCCCGATCGCGTCGAGTTCTACACCTCCGGCCGCGCCTCCAACGAGGCGGCCTACCTCTACCAGCTCTTCGCCCGGGCCTACGGCACCAACAACTTCCCCGATTGCTCGAACATGTGCCACGAGGCGAGCGGCATCGCCCTCGTCCAGGCCATCGGCATCGGCAAGGGCACGGTGCTGCTCGAAGATTTCGAGAAGGCGGACGCGATCTTCGTCGTCGGCCAGAACCCCGGCACCAACCATCCGCGCATGCTGGGCGACCTTCGCCGGGCCGCCGAGCGCGGCGCGCGGGTCGTGGTGCTCAACCCCGTGCGCGAGCGCGGGCTGGAGCGCTTCGCCGACCCGCAGAACAGCGTCGAGATGCTGCGCGGCGCGAGCCGCCCGATCGCCAGCCACTACTACCAGCCGAAACCCGGCGGCGACATGGCCGCCTTCCGCGGCATCGCCAAGGTCGTCTTCACCCGCGACGCGGCGGCGATCGAGGCGGGCAAGCCCTCGCTCCTCGACCACGCCTTCATCGCCGCGCATACCAGTGCCTTCGCCGATTACCGCGCGGCAGTCGAGGCGACGGAGTGGGAGGCGATCCTCGACCAGTCCGGCCTGACCCGCGAAGAGATCGAGACCGCCGCCGACGTCTATCTCGGCGCCGACAAGGTGATCGCGACCTGGGCGATGGGCGTGACCCAGCACCGACACTCGGTGGCGACGATCCGCGAGATCGCCAACCTGCTGTTCCTGCGCGGCCATATCGGCCGGCCCGGCGCCGGCCTGTGCCCGGTGCGCGGCCATTCCAACGTGCAGGGCGACCGCACGGTCGGCATCAACGAGAAGCCGCCGCTGGCCCTGCTCGAAGCGCTCGACCGCGAGTTCGGCCTCAACGTACCGCGCAAGCACGGCCACAACGTGCTCGGCGCCATCGGGGCGATGCTCGACGGCTCGGCCAAGGCCTTCATCGGGCTCGGCGGCAATTTCGTGCGCGCGACGCCGGACACGAAGTTGGTGGAGAAGGCGCTCGCCGGCTGCGAACTCACCGTCCACATCGCGACGAAGCTCAACCACTCGCATCTCGTGCCGGGCCGGGTCGCCTACCTGCTGCCCTGCCTCGGCCGCACCGAGATCGACCGCAACAGCCAGGCCAAGGTCCAGATCGTGACCGTCGAGGATTCGATGAGCATGGTCCACGGCTCGGGCGGCATCAACAAGCCGGCCTCGGTGCATCTGCGCTCGGAGATCGGCATCATTGCCGGCATGGCCGCGGCCACCCTCGGCTCCGAGCGGATCGACTGGGCCGCGCTCGCCGACGATTACGACCTGATCCGCGACCTGATCGAGCGGACGATTCCGGGGTTTGCCGGCTTCAACACCCGGGTGCGGCGTCCCCGCGGCTTCATGCTGCGCAATCTCGCGGCCGAGCGGGTGTTCGAGACGGCGACCGGCCGGGCGGGCTTCTCGTCCGGACCGCTGCCGGTTGCCACCGAGCATCAGCGCGCGAGCCTTCAGGGCGATACCTTCGTGCTGCAGACCTTCCGCAGCCACGACCAGTACAACACCACGATCTACGGCCTCGACGACCGCTACCGCGGCGTCTACGGCGAGCGCCGCGTCGTGTTCGCCAACCCGGACGACCTCGCCGAGCTGAAGGCGCGGGCGGACGAGCGGGTCGATCTCGTCTGCGTCCACACGCAAGACGGTGTCGAGCGGGTGGCGGAGGATTTCCGCCTCGTGCCCTTCGACATGCCGCGCGGCGCGCTCGCCGGCTACTATCCCGAACTCAACGTGCTGGTGCCGCTCTCGGCCTTCGGCGAGTTGTCGGACACGCCGACCTCGAAGTCGGTGCTGGTCCAGGTGCGGGCCCGTGCCGCGAACGCCGTGGGCAAGGCTGCGTGA
- a CDS encoding DUF952 domain-containing protein: MALVYKICPRGLWREAETLGRFTGAPVDHADGFIHFSTAEQVAETAARHFSGQDDLLLVAIEGDDLGPALRFEPSRGGALFPHLYGDLPLSAVRSVTDMPLGPEGRHVFPAEIPQA, translated from the coding sequence ATGGCCCTCGTCTACAAGATCTGTCCGCGCGGCCTCTGGCGGGAAGCCGAGACGCTCGGCCGCTTCACCGGTGCACCCGTCGATCACGCCGACGGCTTCATCCACTTCTCGACCGCGGAGCAGGTCGCCGAGACCGCCGCCCGCCACTTTTCCGGGCAGGACGACCTGCTGCTCGTGGCGATCGAGGGCGACGACCTCGGGCCGGCTCTGCGCTTCGAGCCGTCGCGGGGCGGCGCGCTGTTCCCGCACCTCTACGGCGACCTTCCCTTGAGCGCCGTGCGCTCCGTGACCGACATGCCCCTCGGGCCGGAGGGGCGGCACGTGTTCCCGGCGGAGATCCCGCAGGCATGA
- a CDS encoding helix-turn-helix transcriptional regulator: MLSHEQIWTAIDRLAERHGFSASGLARRAGLDATSFNRSKRVGPDGRKRWPSTESIAKVLAATGASLDDFLHLVDSGQGPTRTMVPLIGLTQAGSGRLFNEEGIPTGGPGWDEIEFPDLGGDRAFALEVQGDSMLPLYRDGDVLIVAPNASIRKGDRIVARLNNGEVLAKELRRRTARTIELASLNPDHEDRAVPLAEVAWMARVMWVRQ, encoded by the coding sequence ATGCTGTCGCACGAGCAGATCTGGACTGCGATCGACCGGTTGGCCGAGCGCCACGGCTTCTCCGCGTCGGGGCTCGCCCGGCGTGCGGGCCTCGATGCCACGAGCTTCAACCGCTCGAAACGGGTCGGGCCCGATGGGCGCAAGCGCTGGCCCTCTACCGAATCGATCGCGAAGGTGCTTGCCGCCACCGGCGCCAGCCTCGACGACTTCCTGCACTTGGTCGATTCCGGGCAGGGTCCGACCCGTACGATGGTGCCGCTGATCGGCCTGACCCAGGCCGGCTCCGGTCGCCTGTTCAACGAGGAAGGGATTCCAACCGGAGGTCCCGGCTGGGACGAGATCGAGTTTCCCGATCTCGGGGGGGACCGCGCCTTCGCGCTGGAGGTGCAGGGCGATTCGATGCTGCCGCTCTACCGCGACGGCGACGTGCTGATCGTCGCCCCGAATGCCAGCATCCGTAAGGGCGACCGGATCGTCGCGCGGCTCAACAACGGCGAGGTGCTGGCCAAGGAACTGCGCCGCCGCACCGCCCGCACCATCGAACTCGCCTCGCTCAACCCCGATCACGAGGATCGGGCGGTGCCGCTCGCCGAGGTCGCCTGGATGGCCCGCGTGATGTGGGTGCGGCAGTAG
- a CDS encoding HWE histidine kinase domain-containing protein: MDGSDTPPPQSNRGEMAERIRTHDWAATALGSADAWPSSLRTTISLILGCGFPMSALWGPDLIQVYNDGFRDLMGLKHPAGLGQPSRECWPEIWHINAPIYERVWNGETFTFEDALYPLSRSGCLEDAWFTLTYSPLRDDAGQIAGILVILVESTARVLADRALREREARFRAEMERQVQERTAELQASRDLLKATMDSSMDMIQVFKAVRDPAGEIVDFRWVLNNSTSASRYGDVGGQSLLERNPGVIQEGIFDTFKRVTETGQPATAERHYAHEQIDGWFFQCAVKLGDGVAITTKEISAWKAAQDEMLRLRDEIAQEALRESEDRFRTLTSLIPVLLWRSDESGQYNSLNEAWLAYTGQTLQQSQVGGWLEAIHPDDRDRVREAFRTGREQQRLIEVQQRIRRHDGQYRWFLVRQAPLLDTEGQVTQWIGAAMDIHDLHDLQERQTILVAELQHRTRNLLGVVRSIAHQTMAQTGPTERFREQFNDRLAALSRVQGLLSRSEQELITLRTLIRTELDALGGDDFADRIHIAGPPVRLHKASVQTLALAVHELATNARKYGALTTEHGRLSVTWRADRDDEGGGNLLIEWIEEGISRPRETQSPTRRGYGRELIEQAMPYALNAKTHYELGETRLRCAIELPLGERFGQVSMA, translated from the coding sequence ATGGATGGGAGCGACACTCCACCTCCGCAGTCGAATCGCGGCGAGATGGCCGAGCGGATCCGGACGCATGACTGGGCCGCGACGGCGCTCGGTTCGGCGGACGCTTGGCCGTCCAGCCTCAGGACCACGATCAGTCTGATTCTCGGCTGCGGCTTCCCCATGAGCGCATTGTGGGGCCCGGACCTGATCCAGGTCTACAATGACGGCTTCCGGGACCTGATGGGATTGAAGCACCCGGCCGGGCTGGGTCAGCCGTCACGCGAGTGCTGGCCCGAGATCTGGCACATCAATGCGCCGATCTACGAGCGGGTCTGGAACGGCGAGACGTTCACCTTCGAAGACGCGCTCTACCCGCTGTCCCGGTCAGGCTGCCTCGAAGATGCGTGGTTCACGCTGACCTACAGCCCGCTGCGGGACGACGCGGGGCAGATCGCAGGTATCCTGGTCATCCTGGTCGAGAGCACGGCCCGCGTGCTGGCGGACCGGGCATTGCGTGAGCGCGAGGCGCGCTTCCGGGCCGAGATGGAACGTCAGGTGCAAGAGCGGACGGCGGAGCTTCAAGCGAGCCGCGACCTGCTCAAGGCGACCATGGACAGCTCCATGGACATGATTCAGGTCTTCAAGGCCGTGCGCGATCCGGCGGGCGAGATCGTCGATTTCCGCTGGGTCCTGAACAACTCCACCTCAGCGAGCCGCTACGGCGATGTGGGCGGCCAAAGCCTGCTCGAACGCAATCCGGGCGTGATTCAGGAGGGCATCTTCGACACCTTCAAGCGTGTCACGGAAACCGGCCAGCCCGCGACCGCGGAGCGCCACTACGCCCACGAGCAGATCGATGGCTGGTTCTTCCAGTGCGCGGTGAAGCTCGGTGACGGGGTGGCCATCACCACCAAGGAGATCTCGGCCTGGAAGGCGGCGCAAGACGAAATGCTCCGGCTTCGCGACGAGATCGCGCAGGAGGCCCTGCGCGAGAGCGAGGATCGCTTCCGCACCCTGACGAGCCTCATCCCGGTCCTGCTCTGGCGCTCCGATGAGAGCGGGCAGTACAACTCCCTCAACGAGGCTTGGCTCGCCTATACCGGCCAGACCCTGCAGCAATCGCAGGTCGGCGGCTGGCTCGAAGCGATCCACCCCGACGACCGTGACAGGGTGCGCGAGGCCTTCCGCACCGGCCGCGAGCAGCAGCGGTTGATCGAGGTGCAGCAGCGCATCCGCCGGCATGACGGGCAGTATCGCTGGTTCCTCGTACGGCAGGCGCCCCTGCTCGATACCGAGGGACAGGTCACGCAGTGGATCGGTGCCGCCATGGACATCCACGATCTGCACGATCTGCAGGAGCGCCAGACCATCCTCGTCGCCGAGTTGCAGCACCGCACCCGCAACCTGCTCGGCGTCGTGCGCTCCATCGCCCACCAGACCATGGCGCAGACCGGCCCGACGGAGCGCTTCCGCGAGCAGTTCAACGACCGGCTCGCCGCCCTGTCGCGGGTTCAGGGGCTGCTGTCGCGCTCGGAGCAGGAACTGATCACCCTGCGCACCCTGATTCGAACCGAGCTGGACGCCCTCGGGGGGGACGACTTCGCCGATCGGATCCATATCGCCGGACCGCCGGTGCGGCTGCACAAGGCATCGGTGCAGACCCTGGCGCTCGCCGTGCACGAGTTGGCGACCAATGCCCGCAAGTACGGTGCCCTGACGACCGAGCACGGCCGCCTCTCGGTGACGTGGCGCGCCGATCGGGACGACGAAGGCGGAGGAAACCTGCTGATCGAGTGGATCGAGGAGGGTATCAGCCGGCCGCGCGAGACGCAGAGCCCGACGCGGCGCGGCTACGGACGCGAATTGATCGAGCAGGCGATGCCCTACGCGCTCAACGCCAAGACGCACTACGAACTCGGTGAGACGCGGCTGCGCTGCGCCATCGAACTGCCGCTGGGCGAACGATTCGGGCAGGTGAGCATGGCCTGA